In one Stenotrophomonas maltophilia genomic region, the following are encoded:
- the rplB gene encoding 50S ribosomal protein L2: MPLMKFKPTSPGRRSAVRVVTPDLHKGAPHAALVESQSRSGGRNHHGRITTRHVGGGHKQHYRIIDFKRNKLGIPARVERIEYDPNRTAHIALLCYVDGERRYIIAPKGLKAGDQVIAGSDAPIKAGNTLPLRNIPVGTTIHCIELKPGKGAQIARAAGAAVQLVAREGVYATLRLRSGEMRKVPVECCATIGEVGNDEHSLEKLGKAGAKRWRGVRPTVRGAAMNPVDHPHGGGEAKAGQGNPHPVTPWGVPTKGYKTRHNKRTQQFIVRDRRG; this comes from the coding sequence ATGCCATTGATGAAATTCAAGCCCACTTCCCCCGGCCGCCGTTCGGCCGTGCGCGTGGTTACGCCCGACCTGCACAAGGGTGCTCCGCACGCTGCGCTGGTCGAGTCGCAGAGCCGCTCGGGTGGTCGTAACCACCACGGCCGCATCACCACCCGTCACGTCGGTGGTGGCCACAAGCAGCACTACCGCATCATCGACTTCAAGCGCAACAAGCTGGGCATCCCGGCGCGCGTGGAACGCATCGAATACGATCCGAACCGCACCGCCCATATCGCCCTGCTGTGCTACGTCGACGGCGAGCGTCGCTACATCATCGCCCCGAAGGGCCTGAAGGCCGGTGATCAGGTGATCGCTGGTTCGGATGCCCCGATCAAGGCGGGCAACACCCTGCCGCTGCGCAACATCCCGGTCGGTACCACCATCCACTGCATCGAGCTGAAGCCGGGCAAGGGCGCTCAGATCGCCCGCGCTGCAGGTGCTGCCGTGCAGCTGGTCGCCCGTGAAGGCGTCTACGCCACCCTGCGTCTGCGCTCGGGTGAAATGCGTAAGGTTCCGGTCGAGTGCTGCGCCACCATCGGCGAAGTCGGCAACGACGAGCACAGCCTGGAAAAGCTGGGCAAGGCCGGTGCCAAGCGCTGGCGCGGCGTCCGCCCGACCGTTCGTGGTGCTGCCATGAACCCGGTTGACCACCCGCACGGTGGTGGTGAGGCCAAGGCCGGCCAGGGTAACCCGCATCCGGTCACCCCGTGGGGTGTCCCGACCAAGGGTTACAAGACGCGCCATAACAAGCGCACTCAGCAGTTCATCGTCCGCGATCGTAGGGGCTAA
- the rpsS gene encoding 30S ribosomal protein S19 has product MARSLKKGPFVDHHLVKKVEAAAGSKKPIKTWSRRSMILPDMVGITIAVHNGKNHIPVLVNENMVGHKLGEFAITRTFKGHGGDKKSGK; this is encoded by the coding sequence ATGGCACGTTCACTCAAGAAGGGCCCGTTCGTCGATCACCACCTCGTCAAGAAGGTGGAGGCCGCTGCGGGCAGCAAGAAGCCGATCAAGACCTGGTCGCGCCGTTCGATGATCCTGCCTGACATGGTAGGCATCACCATTGCCGTGCATAACGGCAAGAACCACATCCCGGTTCTCGTCAACGAGAACATGGTCGGCCACAAGCTCGGCGAATTTGCCATCACCCGGACCTTCAAGGGTCACGGTGGTGACAAGAAGTCGGGCAAGTAA
- the rplV gene encoding 50S ribosomal protein L22: MEAKAILRTARISPQKARLVADQVRGLPAERAVNLLKFSDKKAAHLIKKVVESAIANAENNQGADVDELKVQTIMVDEGPTLKRFMARAKGRGTRILKRTSHITVVVGAGK, encoded by the coding sequence ATGGAAGCGAAAGCCATCCTGCGCACTGCGCGCATCTCCCCGCAGAAGGCTCGCCTGGTCGCTGACCAGGTGCGCGGTCTGCCGGCCGAACGTGCGGTCAATCTGCTGAAGTTCTCGGACAAGAAGGCTGCCCACCTGATCAAGAAGGTGGTGGAGTCGGCTATTGCCAACGCCGAGAACAACCAGGGCGCCGACGTCGACGAGCTGAAGGTTCAGACCATCATGGTTGATGAAGGTCCGACCCTGAAGCGTTTCATGGCGCGGGCGAAAGGCCGCGGTACCCGCATCCTCAAGCGCACCAGCCACATCACTGTGGTTGTGGGCGCCGGCAAGTAA
- the rpsC gene encoding 30S ribosomal protein S3: MGHKVHPIGIRLGISKDWNSKWYANKAEFAGYLAADLKVREMLRKKLAQAGISKILIERPAKTARVTIHTARPGVVIGKRGEDIEKLRKEVSEMMGVPAHINVTEVRKPELDAQLVAESIAQQLERRIMFRRAMKRSVGNAMRLGALGIKVNVGGRLNGAEIARSEWYREGRVPLHTLRADIDYGFAEAKTTYGIIGIKVWIYKGEVFDFSQVGQEKQDDTPSRNDRHDRGDRGDRQRPAREAR, translated from the coding sequence ATGGGTCATAAAGTTCATCCGATTGGTATCCGTCTCGGTATTTCCAAGGACTGGAACTCCAAGTGGTACGCCAACAAGGCCGAGTTCGCTGGTTACCTGGCAGCCGACCTGAAAGTTCGCGAAATGCTGCGCAAGAAGCTGGCTCAGGCCGGCATCAGCAAGATCCTGATCGAGCGTCCGGCCAAGACCGCGCGCGTGACGATCCACACCGCCCGTCCGGGCGTGGTGATCGGCAAGCGTGGTGAGGACATCGAGAAGCTGCGCAAGGAAGTGAGCGAGATGATGGGCGTTCCGGCGCACATCAACGTCACCGAAGTGCGCAAGCCGGAACTGGACGCGCAGCTCGTTGCCGAGTCGATCGCCCAGCAGCTGGAGCGTCGCATCATGTTCCGCCGCGCAATGAAGCGCTCGGTGGGCAACGCGATGCGCCTGGGTGCCCTGGGCATCAAGGTCAACGTGGGTGGCCGCCTCAACGGTGCTGAAATCGCCCGTTCGGAGTGGTACCGCGAAGGCCGCGTGCCGCTGCACACCCTGCGTGCCGACATCGACTATGGCTTCGCTGAAGCCAAGACGACCTACGGCATCATCGGCATCAAGGTCTGGATCTACAAGGGCGAGGTCTTCGATTTCTCCCAGGTTGGCCAGGAAAAGCAGGACGACACCCCGTCGCGCAACGATCGTCACGATCGCGGCGACCGTGGTGACCGTCAGCGCCCGGCCCGTGAAGCGAGGTAA
- the rplP gene encoding 50S ribosomal protein L16, with the protein MLQPKRTKYRKVHKGRNEGLSWSANAVSFGEYGLKATAHGQLTARQIEAARRSISRYVKRGGKMWIRVFPDKPITKKPIEVRMGSGKGNVEYWVAQIQPGRMIYEIEGVSEEVAREAFRLAAAKLSVTTTFVTRTVR; encoded by the coding sequence ATGTTGCAACCCAAGCGAACCAAGTACCGCAAGGTACACAAGGGCCGTAACGAAGGCCTGAGCTGGAGCGCCAACGCTGTCAGCTTCGGCGAATACGGCCTGAAGGCAACCGCACACGGTCAGCTGACCGCGCGTCAGATCGAAGCGGCTCGCCGCTCGATCAGCCGCTACGTCAAGCGCGGCGGCAAGATGTGGATCCGCGTGTTCCCCGACAAGCCCATCACCAAGAAGCCCATCGAAGTTCGAATGGGTTCGGGTAAGGGTAACGTGGAATACTGGGTGGCCCAGATCCAGCCCGGCCGCATGATCTATGAAATCGAGGGTGTTTCCGAGGAAGTGGCTCGCGAGGCGTTCCGCCTGGCCGCCGCCAAGCTCTCGGTCACCACCACTTTCGTGACCCGTACGGTGCGCTGA
- the rpmC gene encoding 50S ribosomal protein L29, with the protein MDIKTLREKSADELKAHLIDLRKEQFSVRMQQVTGQLPKTHDIRRVRREIARVKTLLGSTK; encoded by the coding sequence ATGGATATCAAAACTCTCCGTGAAAAGTCGGCTGACGAACTCAAGGCCCACCTGATCGACCTGCGTAAGGAACAGTTCTCTGTCCGTATGCAGCAGGTCACCGGCCAGCTGCCGAAGACCCACGACATCCGCCGGGTCCGTCGCGAGATTGCTCGCGTCAAGACCCTGCTCGGCAGCACGAAGTAA
- the rpsQ gene encoding 30S ribosomal protein S17, with product MSDNTENKTLRTVEGRVVSNKMDKTVTVLVERQVKHALYGKYIKRSTKLHAHDADNACKEGDVVRVTEIAPMSKTKNWRVVEVITRAAE from the coding sequence ATGAGCGACAATACTGAAAACAAGACGCTGCGCACGGTCGAAGGCCGTGTCGTCAGCAACAAGATGGACAAGACGGTTACCGTCCTGGTTGAGCGTCAGGTCAAGCACGCACTGTACGGCAAGTACATCAAGCGCTCGACGAAGCTGCACGCCCACGATGCCGACAACGCCTGCAAGGAAGGCGATGTCGTCCGCGTGACCGAGATTGCTCCGATGTCCAAGACCAAGAACTGGCGCGTGGTGGAAGTCATCACGCGTGCGGCTGAATAA
- the rplN gene encoding 50S ribosomal protein L14 has translation MIQMQSYLDVADNSGAKQVMCFKVLGGSKRRYAGIGDIIKVTVKDAIPRGKVKKGEVYDAVVVRTRKGVRRADGSLIRFDGNAAVLLNNKQEPIGTRIFGPVTRELRSEKFMKIVSLAPEVL, from the coding sequence ATGATCCAGATGCAGAGCTACCTTGACGTCGCGGACAATTCGGGTGCCAAGCAGGTGATGTGCTTCAAGGTGCTGGGTGGTTCCAAGCGCCGTTACGCCGGCATCGGCGACATCATCAAGGTCACCGTGAAGGATGCGATTCCGCGCGGCAAGGTCAAGAAGGGTGAAGTGTATGACGCCGTCGTGGTGCGTACCCGCAAGGGTGTGCGTCGCGCCGACGGCTCGCTGATCCGCTTCGACGGCAACGCTGCCGTCCTGCTGAACAACAAGCAGGAGCCGATCGGTACCCGTATCTTCGGGCCGGTGACCCGTGAACTTCGTTCGGAGAAGTTCATGAAGATCGTCTCGCTCGCTCCCGAAGTGCTGTGA
- the rplX gene encoding 50S ribosomal protein L24 translates to MANRIKKGDQVVVNTGKDKGKQGEVVRVDGDRVVVANVNIVKRHTKPNPQAGVAGGVVEREASIHISNVNVLNPASGKGERVGFKVLEDGRKLRVFRSSGEALDA, encoded by the coding sequence ATGGCTAACCGTATCAAGAAGGGCGACCAGGTCGTCGTCAACACCGGCAAGGACAAGGGCAAGCAGGGCGAAGTCGTCCGCGTCGACGGCGACCGTGTGGTCGTCGCCAACGTGAACATCGTCAAGCGCCACACCAAGCCGAACCCGCAGGCAGGCGTTGCCGGCGGCGTGGTCGAGCGTGAAGCTTCGATCCATATCTCCAACGTGAATGTGCTGAACCCGGCTTCGGGCAAGGGCGAACGCGTTGGCTTCAAGGTGCTGGAGGATGGACGCAAACTGCGTGTGTTCCGCTCCAGCGGTGAGGCGCTCGACGCCTGA
- the rplE gene encoding 50S ribosomal protein L5 — protein MTSRLEKFYKDEVVPALMKQFGYTNPMEVPKLVKVTLNMGVGEAATNKKILENAVGDMTKISGQKPVVTKSRISVASFKIRDGWPIGCKTTLRRHKMYEFLDRLINISLPRVRDFRGVSGRSFDGRGNFNMGVKEQIIFPEIDFDAVDAIRGMDIAITTTAKTDAEAKALLAAFKFPFRN, from the coding sequence ATGACTTCCCGTCTCGAAAAGTTCTACAAGGACGAAGTGGTGCCGGCGCTGATGAAGCAGTTCGGCTACACCAATCCGATGGAAGTGCCGAAGCTCGTCAAGGTCACCCTGAACATGGGTGTCGGCGAAGCGGCCACCAACAAGAAGATCCTGGAAAACGCCGTCGGCGACATGACCAAGATTTCCGGCCAGAAGCCGGTTGTCACCAAGTCGCGTATTTCGGTTGCGTCGTTCAAGATCCGTGATGGTTGGCCGATCGGCTGCAAGACCACGCTGCGTCGCCACAAGATGTACGAGTTCCTGGATCGCCTGATCAACATCTCGCTGCCGCGCGTGCGCGACTTCCGTGGTGTCTCCGGTCGTTCCTTCGACGGTCGCGGCAACTTCAACATGGGTGTGAAGGAACAGATCATCTTCCCGGAAATCGACTTCGACGCTGTCGACGCGATCCGCGGTATGGATATCGCCATCACCACCACTGCGAAGACCGACGCGGAAGCGAAGGCGCTGCTGGCAGCGTTCAAGTTCCCGTTCCGTAACTGA
- the rpsN gene encoding 30S ribosomal protein S14, whose amino-acid sequence MAKTSMVNRDIKREKLAKKYAEKRAALKKIVSSVDASYDEKIEAAAKLAKLPRDSSPSRQRNRCELSGRPRGVYSKFGLGRNKLREATMRGDVPGLRKASW is encoded by the coding sequence ATGGCAAAGACCTCCATGGTCAACCGCGACATCAAGCGGGAAAAGCTGGCCAAGAAGTACGCTGAGAAGCGTGCTGCTCTGAAGAAGATCGTGTCCTCGGTGGACGCGAGCTACGACGAGAAGATCGAAGCTGCTGCCAAGCTGGCCAAGCTGCCGCGCGATTCGTCGCCGAGCCGCCAGCGCAACCGCTGCGAACTGTCCGGCCGTCCGCGTGGCGTCTACAGCAAGTTCGGCCTGGGCCGCAACAAGCTGCGTGAAGCCACCATGCGTGGCGACGTCCCGGGTCTGCGCAAGGCCAGCTGGTAA
- the rpsH gene encoding 30S ribosomal protein S8, producing MSMTDPIADLLVRIKNAAAVGKQTVKAPSSKIKVAIAQVLKDEGYITDLRVTQLENNKAELEIVLKYFEGKPVIATLKRFSRSGLRQYRGKSELPKVMNGLGISIISTSKGIMTDAQARQLGVGGEVLCFVA from the coding sequence ATGAGCATGACTGATCCCATCGCCGACCTGCTGGTCCGCATCAAGAATGCGGCCGCGGTTGGCAAGCAGACGGTGAAAGCCCCGTCGTCCAAGATCAAGGTTGCGATCGCCCAGGTCCTGAAGGACGAGGGTTACATCACCGACCTGCGCGTTACCCAGCTGGAGAACAACAAGGCCGAGCTGGAAATCGTGCTGAAGTATTTCGAAGGCAAGCCGGTCATCGCGACCCTGAAGCGCTTCTCGCGTTCGGGTCTGCGCCAGTACCGCGGCAAGAGCGAGCTGCCGAAGGTCATGAACGGCCTGGGCATCTCCATCATTTCCACCTCCAAGGGCATCATGACTGATGCGCAGGCGCGCCAGCTGGGCGTCGGCGGCGAAGTCCTGTGCTTCGTGGCCTAA
- the rplF gene encoding 50S ribosomal protein L6: protein MSRVAKKPIDLGKVELNVQSESVTAKGPKGTLSLAKPAGIAINVDNGVATLSTENVELVALTGTVRAILANMVKGVSEGFERKLELVGVGYRAAMQGKDLSLSLGFSHPVVFVAPEGITLSTPTQTEILVQGADKQAVGEVAAKIRAFRKPEPYKGKGVKYSDEVIIRKEAKKA from the coding sequence ATGTCCCGCGTAGCCAAGAAGCCGATCGACCTGGGTAAGGTTGAACTGAACGTCCAGTCGGAAAGCGTCACCGCCAAGGGCCCGAAGGGCACCCTGTCGCTGGCCAAGCCGGCCGGTATTGCCATCAACGTCGACAACGGCGTTGCCACCCTGAGCACCGAGAACGTCGAACTGGTCGCACTGACCGGTACCGTGCGTGCGATCCTGGCCAACATGGTCAAGGGCGTGTCCGAAGGCTTCGAGCGCAAGCTGGAGCTGGTCGGCGTGGGTTACCGCGCTGCCATGCAGGGCAAGGACCTGAGCCTGTCGCTGGGCTTCTCGCACCCGGTCGTGTTCGTGGCGCCGGAAGGCATCACGCTGTCCACCCCGACCCAGACCGAGATCCTGGTCCAGGGCGCGGACAAGCAGGCCGTCGGTGAAGTTGCCGCCAAGATCCGTGCGTTCCGCAAGCCGGAGCCGTACAAGGGCAAGGGCGTGAAGTACTCCGACGAAGTCATCATCCGTAAGGAAGCCAAGAAGGCCTAA
- the rplR gene encoding 50S ribosomal protein L18, with protein MNKNIARLRRAKSTRAHIRELGVARLSVLRTGQHLYAQVFTADGSKVLAAANTTQTDVKEGLKSGKNVDAAAKVGRIVAERAKAAGVEKVAFDRSGYRYHGRIKALAEAAREAGLQF; from the coding sequence ATGAACAAGAACATCGCCCGCCTGCGTCGCGCCAAGTCGACCCGCGCCCACATCCGTGAGCTCGGCGTCGCCCGCCTGTCGGTGCTGCGCACCGGCCAGCACCTGTATGCCCAGGTCTTCACCGCCGACGGTTCCAAGGTGCTGGCTGCCGCCAACACCACCCAGACCGACGTCAAGGAAGGCCTGAAGAGCGGCAAGAATGTCGATGCCGCCGCCAAGGTTGGCCGCATCGTCGCTGAGCGTGCCAAGGCCGCCGGCGTCGAGAAGGTTGCCTTCGATCGTTCGGGTTACCGTTACCACGGCCGTATCAAGGCCCTGGCAGAGGCTGCCCGCGAAGCCGGCCTGCAGTTCTAA
- the rpsE gene encoding 30S ribosomal protein S5: MAEERQQRGRDRDRNREEKIDDGMIEKLVAVNRVSKTVKGGRQFTFTALTVVGDGEGKVGFGYGKAREVPVAIQKSMEQARKNLVSVDLNNGTLWHTIKDGHGAARVFMQPASEGTGVIAGGAMRAVLEAVGVKNVLAKATGSRNPINLVRATVKGLSAAQSPARIAAKRGKKVEELNHG; encoded by the coding sequence ATGGCAGAAGAGCGTCAGCAGCGGGGTCGCGATCGCGACCGTAACCGCGAAGAGAAGATCGACGACGGCATGATCGAAAAGCTGGTCGCGGTCAACCGCGTCAGCAAGACCGTCAAGGGTGGTCGCCAGTTCACCTTCACCGCCCTGACCGTGGTCGGCGACGGCGAAGGCAAGGTCGGTTTCGGTTATGGCAAGGCCCGCGAAGTGCCGGTCGCCATCCAGAAGTCGATGGAACAGGCCCGCAAGAACCTGGTCAGCGTTGACCTGAACAACGGCACCCTGTGGCACACCATCAAGGATGGTCATGGCGCAGCCCGCGTGTTCATGCAGCCGGCTTCGGAAGGTACCGGCGTCATCGCCGGTGGTGCCATGCGCGCCGTCCTGGAAGCGGTTGGCGTGAAGAACGTGCTGGCCAAGGCCACCGGTTCGCGCAACCCGATCAACCTGGTGCGTGCCACCGTGAAGGGCCTGTCTGCAGCGCAGTCGCCGGCCCGCATCGCGGCCAAGCGCGGCAAGAAGGTGGAGGAACTCAACCATGGCTAA
- the rpmD gene encoding 50S ribosomal protein L30, with the protein MANESNKTVKVRLVRGLRGAQSRHRLSVRALGLNKLNDVRELKDSPQVRGLINTVHYLVKVEE; encoded by the coding sequence ATGGCTAATGAGTCCAACAAGACTGTGAAGGTGCGCCTGGTGCGCGGCCTGCGTGGTGCTCAGTCGCGTCACCGCCTGTCGGTGCGTGCCCTGGGTCTGAACAAGCTCAACGATGTGCGTGAACTGAAGGACAGCCCGCAGGTTCGCGGCCTGATCAATACCGTTCACTACCTCGTCAAGGTTGAGGAGTAA
- the rplO gene encoding 50S ribosomal protein L15 — translation MTLRLNELSPAPGARTERTRVGRGIGSGLGKTAGRGHKGSFARKGGGKIKAGFEGGQTPMQRRLPKIGFRSPIAKDTAEVLLYQLDKLPAGEIDFAALRAAKLVPSTAKKAKVVVKGEVTKAFTLKGVAATAGAKAAIEAAGGSVTE, via the coding sequence ATGACTCTGCGTCTCAATGAACTGAGCCCGGCACCGGGCGCCCGTACCGAGCGCACCCGCGTCGGTCGCGGTATCGGCTCGGGCCTGGGCAAGACTGCCGGCCGCGGCCACAAGGGTTCGTTCGCCCGCAAGGGTGGCGGCAAGATCAAGGCCGGCTTCGAAGGCGGCCAGACCCCCATGCAGCGTCGTCTGCCGAAGATCGGCTTCCGTTCGCCGATCGCCAAGGACACCGCTGAAGTGCTGCTGTACCAGCTGGACAAGCTGCCGGCCGGCGAGATCGACTTCGCCGCCCTGCGTGCCGCCAAGCTGGTCCCGAGCACTGCCAAGAAGGCCAAGGTCGTCGTCAAGGGCGAAGTGACCAAGGCGTTCACCCTGAAGGGTGTTGCTGCCACGGCCGGTGCCAAGGCTGCGATCGAAGCTGCCGGCGGCAGCGTAACGGAGTAA
- the secY gene encoding preprotein translocase subunit SecY: protein MAQAGIGNLAGGMGKFTELRQRLLFVVGALIVYRIGCYVPVPGVNPDAMLAMMQQQGGGIVDMFNMFSGGALHRFSIFALNVMPYISASIVMQLAVHIFPALKAMQKEGESGRRKITQYSRIGAVLLAVVQGGSIALALQGQVSPSGAPVVYAPGMGFVLTAVVALTAGTMFLMWVGEQVTERGIGNGVSLIIFAGIVAGLPGAVIHTFDAYRDGNIQFIQLLLIAIVVLAFTFFVVFVERGQRRITVNYARRQGGRNAYMNQTSFLPLKLNMAGVIPAIFASSLLAFPATLAMWSGQAANQSSFGQVLQKVANALGPGEPLHMIVFAALITGFAFFYTALVFNSQETADNLKKSGALIPGIRPGKATADYIDGVLTRLTAAGSAYLVIVCLLPELMRTQLNASFYFGGTSLLIVVVVVMDFIAQVQAHLMSHQYESLLKKANLKGGNRGGFARG from the coding sequence ATGGCGCAAGCTGGCATCGGTAACCTCGCGGGCGGAATGGGCAAGTTCACTGAACTTCGCCAACGTTTGCTGTTCGTCGTCGGGGCTTTGATCGTCTATCGCATCGGCTGCTACGTGCCGGTGCCGGGCGTCAATCCCGATGCCATGCTTGCCATGATGCAACAGCAGGGCGGCGGCATCGTGGACATGTTCAACATGTTCTCGGGCGGCGCCCTGCACCGTTTCAGCATCTTCGCGCTGAACGTGATGCCGTACATCTCGGCATCGATCGTGATGCAGCTGGCCGTGCACATCTTCCCCGCCCTGAAGGCGATGCAGAAGGAAGGTGAGTCCGGTCGCCGCAAGATCACCCAGTATTCGCGCATCGGCGCCGTGCTGCTGGCAGTGGTGCAGGGCGGTTCGATCGCTCTGGCCCTGCAGGGCCAGGTCTCGCCGTCGGGCGCTCCGGTCGTGTACGCGCCGGGCATGGGCTTCGTGCTCACCGCCGTGGTCGCGCTGACCGCCGGCACCATGTTCCTGATGTGGGTCGGTGAGCAGGTCACCGAGCGCGGCATCGGCAACGGCGTGTCGCTGATCATCTTCGCCGGTATCGTGGCGGGCCTGCCGGGCGCGGTCATCCATACCTTCGATGCCTACCGCGACGGCAACATCCAGTTCATCCAGCTGCTGCTGATCGCCATCGTCGTTCTCGCCTTCACCTTCTTCGTGGTGTTCGTCGAGCGCGGCCAGCGCCGGATCACGGTCAATTACGCGCGCCGCCAGGGCGGTCGCAATGCGTACATGAACCAGACCTCGTTCCTGCCGCTGAAGCTCAACATGGCCGGCGTCATCCCGGCGATCTTCGCCTCAAGCCTGCTGGCCTTCCCGGCCACCCTGGCCATGTGGTCCGGCCAGGCGGCCAACCAGAGCAGCTTCGGCCAGGTCCTGCAGAAGGTCGCCAACGCGCTGGGTCCCGGCGAGCCGCTGCACATGATCGTGTTCGCTGCGCTGATCACCGGTTTCGCGTTCTTCTATACCGCGCTGGTGTTCAACTCGCAGGAAACCGCCGACAACCTGAAGAAGTCGGGCGCGCTGATTCCGGGCATCCGTCCGGGTAAGGCCACTGCCGATTACATCGACGGCGTGCTGACCCGCCTGACCGCAGCCGGCTCGGCCTACCTGGTGATCGTCTGCCTGCTGCCGGAACTGATGCGCACGCAGCTGAACGCCTCGTTCTACTTTGGCGGTACCTCACTGCTGATCGTGGTGGTGGTGGTGATGGACTTCATCGCCCAGGTGCAGGCGCACCTGATGTCCCACCAGTACGAGAGCCTGCTGAAGAAGGCCAACCTGAAGGGTGGCAACCGCGGCGGTTTTGCCCGCGGCTGA
- the rpsM gene encoding 30S ribosomal protein S13 encodes MARIAGVNLPAQKHVWVGLQSIYGIGRTRSKKVCEVAGVASTTKIRDLSEPEIERLRAEVGKYIVEGDLRREIGIAIKRLMDLGCYRGLRHRRGLPLRGQRTRTNARTRKGPRKAIKK; translated from the coding sequence ATGGCGCGTATTGCAGGCGTCAACCTGCCAGCCCAGAAGCATGTCTGGGTCGGGTTGCAAAGCATTTACGGCATCGGCCGTACCCGTTCGAAGAAGGTCTGCGAAGTCGCAGGCGTCGCTTCGACCACCAAGATCCGCGATCTGTCGGAGCCGGAAATCGAGCGCCTGCGCGCCGAAGTCGGCAAGTACATCGTGGAAGGCGATCTGCGCCGTGAGATCGGCATCGCGATCAAGCGCCTGATGGACCTGGGCTGCTACCGCGGCCTGCGTCACCGTCGTGGCCTCCCGCTGCGTGGCCAGCGCACCCGTACCAACGCCCGCACCCGCAAGGGTCCGCGCAAGGCGATCAAGAAGTAA
- the rpsK gene encoding 30S ribosomal protein S11, whose amino-acid sequence MAKPAAKTKKKIKRVVTDGVAHVHASFNNTIVTITDRQGNALSWATSGGAGFRGSRKSTPFAAQVAAEKAGRAALDYGVKSLEVRIKGPGPGRESAVRSLNNVGYKITNIIDVTPIPHNGCRPPKKRRV is encoded by the coding sequence ATGGCTAAGCCCGCTGCTAAGACCAAGAAGAAGATCAAGCGCGTCGTCACTGACGGCGTTGCCCACGTCCACGCTTCGTTCAACAACACCATCGTCACCATCACCGACCGCCAGGGCAATGCTCTGTCGTGGGCGACCTCCGGTGGCGCTGGCTTCCGCGGTTCGCGCAAGTCGACCCCGTTCGCTGCCCAGGTGGCTGCCGAGAAGGCCGGTCGTGCTGCGCTGGACTACGGCGTGAAGTCGCTGGAAGTCCGCATCAAGGGCCCGGGTCCGGGCCGTGAGTCGGCCGTGCGTTCGTTGAACAACGTCGGCTACAAGATCACCAACATCATCGACGTGACGCCCATCCCGCACAACGGGTGCCGTCCGCCGAAGAAGCGTCGCGTCTAA